The genomic region GCTGCTCTGCCAGATGCCCGTGAGATCATTCAGAATACCGAAGGTCAGTGGCAGGATAAACCCGCCGAGCCCGCCAATCATGCCGACTACGCCGCCAACCGCACCCACATGCATGGGATAATACACGGGTATGTGTTTGTAAACGGCCGCTTTACCGAGAGACATGAAAAAACCCAGGGTGAAAATGAGCGCCACGAATACCGGCAGGCTCGTTTCCAGAGTGAAACGAACATCACCGTCTATGCCATGTACCACGTAATCTGTGGGCGGGTAGCTCAGCAGGAAGGTGCAGATAACCGACGCGATAAACGTCCAGTACATCACGCGCCGCGCGCCGAAGCGGTCAGACATCCAGCCACCAAGAATGCGGAACACGGAGGCAGGAATGGTGTAGAGCGCGGCGATCATGCCGGCAGTTCTAATATCCAGGCCGTAAACGCCAATCAGATAGTGTGGCAGCCACAGGGCCAGAGCCACAAAAGCCCCGAATACAAAAAAGTAGTAAAGCGCAAAGCGCCATACCCGCAGATCTCTCAGCGGCTCCATCTGCGCCATAAACGAGCGTTGCTGCTCGTCATTTTTACGGCCAGCCGAAACCGGGTCTTCTTTTGCCAGCACAATAAAGACAACGCCCATCACCGCTAGCACAGACGCATAGATTTGAGCAGTGGCCTCCCAGCCAAAGGCCACCAGCAAAAACGGTGCGCCGAAGTTGGTTACTGCGGCGCCGACGTTGCCCGCGCCGAAGATGCCTAAAGCAGTGCCTTGGCGAGCGGGTTCAAACCAAGCGGCAGCATAGGCCACGCCCACGATGAACGAGCCACCGGCCAAGCCAACCCCAAGTGCGCCAAGCAGTAGCATGGGATAGGTAGTGGCAAAGGTCAGCAGGTAAACACAGGCTGATGTTGTCAGCATGAGTATGCCGAATACCCAACGCCCGCCGTAACGATCCGTCCAGATACCAAGGAACAGCCGGCTGATCGAGCCAGTGAGGATGGGCGTGGCCATCAGCAGGCCGAGCTGGGTGTCGGAAAGGCCCAGATCTTCCGCGATACGGATGCCAATGATGGAAAAGATCGTCCACACGGCAAAGCACATGGTGAAGGCAAGTGTAGATAAACCCAGTGCCTGGTTCTGCTGTGGCTTGGTTGGTGTGATCATAATGTCGGCGCTCTCCGTCGGCGTATATCGGCTATAGGGATCTGATTAAGGGTTCTTGATGTAGGCGTCTTTGCGCAGGTAGAACCACCAATTCACCATCAAGCAGAGCG from Marinobacter sp. LV10R510-11A harbors:
- a CDS encoding MFS transporter; the protein is MITPTKPQQNQALGLSTLAFTMCFAVWTIFSIIGIRIAEDLGLSDTQLGLLMATPILTGSISRLFLGIWTDRYGGRWVFGILMLTTSACVYLLTFATTYPMLLLGALGVGLAGGSFIVGVAYAAAWFEPARQGTALGIFGAGNVGAAVTNFGAPFLLVAFGWEATAQIYASVLAVMGVVFIVLAKEDPVSAGRKNDEQQRSFMAQMEPLRDLRVWRFALYYFFVFGAFVALALWLPHYLIGVYGLDIRTAGMIAALYTIPASVFRILGGWMSDRFGARRVMYWTFIASVICTFLLSYPPTDYVVHGIDGDVRFTLETSLPVFVALIFTLGFFMSLGKAAVYKHIPVYYPMHVGAVGGVVGMIGGLGGFILPLTFGILNDLTGIWQSSFMLMFVIAAAALAWMHYAIRSAERVEWAANQEQTDLPELASPQLFYPLNRKQN